A part of Amphiprion ocellaris isolate individual 3 ecotype Okinawa chromosome 16, ASM2253959v1, whole genome shotgun sequence genomic DNA contains:
- the mlip gene encoding muscular LMNA-interacting protein isoform X1: MASLNKNMGKVAGGEPSKPSVFTFVPVVQKLPSKNIIAEEERSTALTRNPDKNVAVSHEETTSMSDGEIFKAEIVFIKDSVEGKAGNVIQRGTEPHMKPSPVLVSLTHTKASPSARSENTPNHVAAATASMETAVDKHRGISQRRCHDTSGHAEVSLGCFANRKSVSEDRTSPTNSADLFPTPASSRESILSEGSDRDKSWSAAQLSSVASPVSFSRTVSQCSSVRSGVFTPAVVQIKRHFLAPGSSLVNIPQTCFSSCESLTSSVCLETSPPRHRPPLTRLSLLTAILRKGRLPVLSPAPQRPYTPCWPVNPVTLSFCNACSAASSVASIPLEFSSLYSSSASIDSQSHVHREANRCITAPPTVQPSELSRTRPQVKRCSEQIHSGSVPRRERVVSPPPVKSSTLPRAPLFCSNFKSVSPSKHEAIDCATSNKLPHTHICSSAELKPSNTHMFLKGHADNNLKKLISPSTKLSNEPDTAVPQKWSHQPNSSLSKLHSLSQKLRSAPVSPPHPQLSCATTFSARTDTASPLPALQNVGSEGSCPDSKSVTPSRGFHKASCLSPSRYTPIVFSGWPSPADSPTPTPSPAPPIRDLTPSPPLSLRSTPSPRPGSGISDCSDREGKKRKTHKIKSSYKSLAAIPTNTLLLDQQVIDEQVERELSPCDTPDGGVADTHMEMCSPAQLRQQSEELYAVIDEILANSTPVSSRSSTPNVGLQVKNNSSFPKSLGRETKYASLCSLHPSAGVERKLTDSKKTKPGVIRPMTVIPRLTVEEEEELCSNPFRQFTVKQTFNDKKKAENTHPKPGGINWHTGSTGKTPSEERKPQRRSPFSVCDLQITEPEEQISHLGKDALTSFSPTERHMQAFETHI; this comes from the exons AACGTAGCCGTGTCCCATGAGGAGACAACAAGCATGTCAGACGGGGAGATTTTCAAAGCAGAGATAGTCTTTATCAAGGACTCTGTGGAGGGGAAAGCAGGAAACGTAATCCAACGGGGGACAGAACCTCAC atgaaACCTTCACCAGTTCTGGTGAGCCTGACTCACACCAAAGCCTCTCCATCAGCCAGGTCTGAAAATACCCCCAACCACGTAGCCGCCGCGACggcctctatggaaacagctgttGACAAACACAGGGGCATTTCCCAGCGGCGGTGTCACGATACCTCTGgacatgctgaggttagctTGGGTTGCTTTGCAAATAGAAAGTCTGTGTCAGAAGACAGAACAAGCCCCACAAACTCCGCAGATCTGTTCCCCACCCCGGCTTCATCCAGAGAGTCCATCCTCTCAGAGGGCTCGGACAGAGATAAGAGCTGGTCTGCTGCTCAGCTTTCCTCTGTTGCCTCTCCTGTTTCTTTCAGCCGCACTGTTTCTCAGTGCTCATCTGTCCGCTCGGGCGTCTTCACCCCTGCCGTCGTCCAGATCAAGAGGCATTTTCTGGCTCCTGGCTCTAGTCTGGTTAACATCCCCCAAACCTGCTTCTCATCCTGCGAGAGCCTgacctcctctgtctgtctagAGACTTCTCCTCCCCGGCACCGGCCTCCTCTCACTCGACTGTCCCTCCTTACTGCCATCCTAAGGAAAGGTCGTCTTCCTGTCCTGTCGCCTGCTCCACAGAGGCCTTACACCCCCTGCTGGCCTGTTAACCCTGTGACCCTGTCCTTCTGTAACGCATGCTCAGCAGCCTCCAGCGTGGCCTCTATTCCCCTGGAGTTTTCCTCTCTCTACTCCTCATCGGCTTCTATAGATAGTCAAAGCCACGTTCACAGGGAAGCGAATCGGTGCATCACTGCTCCTCCAACGGTGCAGCCGAGTGAGCTCAGCAGAACCCGTCCTCAAGTGAAAAGATGCTCGGAGCAAATTCACTCCGGCAGCGTGCCTAGAAGGGAGCGGGTTGTTTCACCACCGCCGGTGAAGAGCAGCACTCTACCCAGAGCTCCACTGTTCTGCTCAAACTTCAAATCTGTTTCTCCATCAAAGCATGAAGCAATAGACTGTGCAACCTCCAacaagctgccacacacacacatctgcagctCCGCTGAGCTGAAGCCCAGCAACACTCACATGTTCCTCAAGGGCCATGCAGATAACAACCTCAAAAAACTCATCTCCCCATCCACTAAACTTAGTAATGAGCCAGACACCGCTGTGCCCCAGAAATGGAGTCACCAACCAAATTCATCTCTCTCAAAGCTTCACTCGCTTTCTCAAAAGCTGAGATCTGCGCctgtctctcctcctcatcctcagctTTCATGTGCCACAACTTTCTCTGCTCGCACTGACACAGCATCACCTCTTCCTGCTTTACAAAATGTGGGATCAGAGGGAAGCTGCCCCGACTCTAAAAGTGTCACACCATCTCGGGGTTTCCACAAAGCCAGCTGCCTGTCTCCTTCCCGCTACACACCTATTGTCTTTTCCGGGTGGCCGTCACCCGCCGACTCCCCCACACCTACGCCCTCCCCTGCTCCTCCAATCAGAGACCTcaccccctcccctcctctctccctgcGCTCCACACCCTCCCCAAGGCCTGGGAGTGGAATATCAGACTGCAGTGACAGGGAGGGTAAAAAAAGAAAG ACACACAAGATTAAGTCGAGCTACAAATCGCTCGCTGCAATTCCCACAAACACCCTCCTGCTGGATCAGCAA GTGATAGACGAGCAGGTAGAGAGAGAACTGAGTCCTTGTGACACGCCGGACGGAGGAGTTGCAGACACCCATATGGAG aTGTGCTCACCTGCTCAACTCCGGCAACAGTCAGAGGAACTTTATGCTGTCATTGATGAGATACTGGCAAATTCCACTCCAGTA TCCTCCAGGTCATCGACTCCCAATGTTGGTCTGCaggtaaaa AACAACTCGTCATTTCCAAAATCCTTGGGACGTGAAACCAAATAT GCATCGTTATGCAGCTTGCACCCTTCTGCCGGTGTGGAAAGAAAACTGACGGATTCTAAAAAG ACGAAACCTGGGGTCATTCGCCCGATGACGGTCATTCCAAGACTGAcagtggaggaagaagaagagcttTGCTCAAATCCCTTCAGGCAGTTCACTGTCAAGCAAACCTTCAATGACAAGAAGAAG GCAGAAAACACGCATCCCAAACCTGGAGGGATAAACTGGCACACAGGTTCAACAGGCAAAACACCGAGTGAGGAGAGGAAGCCTCAAAGAAGAAGTCCTTTCTCTGTATGTGACCTGCAGATCACAGAGCCTGAAGAGCAGATCAGTCACCTTGGGAAAGATGCTTTGACATCTTTCAGTCCTACCGAGAGGCATATGCAAGCTTTTGAAACTCATATTTAA
- the mlip gene encoding muscular LMNA-interacting protein isoform X3 has translation MASLNKNMGKNVAVSHEETTSMSDGEIFKAEIVFIKDSVEGKAGNVIQRGTEPHMKPSPVLVSLTHTKASPSARSENTPNHVAAATASMETAVDKHRGISQRRCHDTSGHAEVSLGCFANRKSVSEDRTSPTNSADLFPTPASSRESILSEGSDRDKSWSAAQLSSVASPVSFSRTVSQCSSVRSGVFTPAVVQIKRHFLAPGSSLVNIPQTCFSSCESLTSSVCLETSPPRHRPPLTRLSLLTAILRKGRLPVLSPAPQRPYTPCWPVNPVTLSFCNACSAASSVASIPLEFSSLYSSSASIDSQSHVHREANRCITAPPTVQPSELSRTRPQVKRCSEQIHSGSVPRRERVVSPPPVKSSTLPRAPLFCSNFKSVSPSKHEAIDCATSNKLPHTHICSSAELKPSNTHMFLKGHADNNLKKLISPSTKLSNEPDTAVPQKWSHQPNSSLSKLHSLSQKLRSAPVSPPHPQLSCATTFSARTDTASPLPALQNVGSEGSCPDSKSVTPSRGFHKASCLSPSRYTPIVFSGWPSPADSPTPTPSPAPPIRDLTPSPPLSLRSTPSPRPGSGISDCSDREGKKRKTHKIKSSYKSLAAIPTNTLLLDQQVIDEQVERELSPCDTPDGGVADTHMEMCSPAQLRQQSEELYAVIDEILANSTPVSSRSSTPNVGLQVKNNSSFPKSLGRETKYASLCSLHPSAGVERKLTDSKKTKPGVIRPMTVIPRLTVEEEEELCSNPFRQFTVKQTFNDKKKAENTHPKPGGINWHTGSTGKTPSEERKPQRRSPFSVCDLQITEPEEQISHLGKDALTSFSPTERHMQAFETHI, from the exons AACGTAGCCGTGTCCCATGAGGAGACAACAAGCATGTCAGACGGGGAGATTTTCAAAGCAGAGATAGTCTTTATCAAGGACTCTGTGGAGGGGAAAGCAGGAAACGTAATCCAACGGGGGACAGAACCTCAC atgaaACCTTCACCAGTTCTGGTGAGCCTGACTCACACCAAAGCCTCTCCATCAGCCAGGTCTGAAAATACCCCCAACCACGTAGCCGCCGCGACggcctctatggaaacagctgttGACAAACACAGGGGCATTTCCCAGCGGCGGTGTCACGATACCTCTGgacatgctgaggttagctTGGGTTGCTTTGCAAATAGAAAGTCTGTGTCAGAAGACAGAACAAGCCCCACAAACTCCGCAGATCTGTTCCCCACCCCGGCTTCATCCAGAGAGTCCATCCTCTCAGAGGGCTCGGACAGAGATAAGAGCTGGTCTGCTGCTCAGCTTTCCTCTGTTGCCTCTCCTGTTTCTTTCAGCCGCACTGTTTCTCAGTGCTCATCTGTCCGCTCGGGCGTCTTCACCCCTGCCGTCGTCCAGATCAAGAGGCATTTTCTGGCTCCTGGCTCTAGTCTGGTTAACATCCCCCAAACCTGCTTCTCATCCTGCGAGAGCCTgacctcctctgtctgtctagAGACTTCTCCTCCCCGGCACCGGCCTCCTCTCACTCGACTGTCCCTCCTTACTGCCATCCTAAGGAAAGGTCGTCTTCCTGTCCTGTCGCCTGCTCCACAGAGGCCTTACACCCCCTGCTGGCCTGTTAACCCTGTGACCCTGTCCTTCTGTAACGCATGCTCAGCAGCCTCCAGCGTGGCCTCTATTCCCCTGGAGTTTTCCTCTCTCTACTCCTCATCGGCTTCTATAGATAGTCAAAGCCACGTTCACAGGGAAGCGAATCGGTGCATCACTGCTCCTCCAACGGTGCAGCCGAGTGAGCTCAGCAGAACCCGTCCTCAAGTGAAAAGATGCTCGGAGCAAATTCACTCCGGCAGCGTGCCTAGAAGGGAGCGGGTTGTTTCACCACCGCCGGTGAAGAGCAGCACTCTACCCAGAGCTCCACTGTTCTGCTCAAACTTCAAATCTGTTTCTCCATCAAAGCATGAAGCAATAGACTGTGCAACCTCCAacaagctgccacacacacacatctgcagctCCGCTGAGCTGAAGCCCAGCAACACTCACATGTTCCTCAAGGGCCATGCAGATAACAACCTCAAAAAACTCATCTCCCCATCCACTAAACTTAGTAATGAGCCAGACACCGCTGTGCCCCAGAAATGGAGTCACCAACCAAATTCATCTCTCTCAAAGCTTCACTCGCTTTCTCAAAAGCTGAGATCTGCGCctgtctctcctcctcatcctcagctTTCATGTGCCACAACTTTCTCTGCTCGCACTGACACAGCATCACCTCTTCCTGCTTTACAAAATGTGGGATCAGAGGGAAGCTGCCCCGACTCTAAAAGTGTCACACCATCTCGGGGTTTCCACAAAGCCAGCTGCCTGTCTCCTTCCCGCTACACACCTATTGTCTTTTCCGGGTGGCCGTCACCCGCCGACTCCCCCACACCTACGCCCTCCCCTGCTCCTCCAATCAGAGACCTcaccccctcccctcctctctccctgcGCTCCACACCCTCCCCAAGGCCTGGGAGTGGAATATCAGACTGCAGTGACAGGGAGGGTAAAAAAAGAAAG ACACACAAGATTAAGTCGAGCTACAAATCGCTCGCTGCAATTCCCACAAACACCCTCCTGCTGGATCAGCAA GTGATAGACGAGCAGGTAGAGAGAGAACTGAGTCCTTGTGACACGCCGGACGGAGGAGTTGCAGACACCCATATGGAG aTGTGCTCACCTGCTCAACTCCGGCAACAGTCAGAGGAACTTTATGCTGTCATTGATGAGATACTGGCAAATTCCACTCCAGTA TCCTCCAGGTCATCGACTCCCAATGTTGGTCTGCaggtaaaa AACAACTCGTCATTTCCAAAATCCTTGGGACGTGAAACCAAATAT GCATCGTTATGCAGCTTGCACCCTTCTGCCGGTGTGGAAAGAAAACTGACGGATTCTAAAAAG ACGAAACCTGGGGTCATTCGCCCGATGACGGTCATTCCAAGACTGAcagtggaggaagaagaagagcttTGCTCAAATCCCTTCAGGCAGTTCACTGTCAAGCAAACCTTCAATGACAAGAAGAAG GCAGAAAACACGCATCCCAAACCTGGAGGGATAAACTGGCACACAGGTTCAACAGGCAAAACACCGAGTGAGGAGAGGAAGCCTCAAAGAAGAAGTCCTTTCTCTGTATGTGACCTGCAGATCACAGAGCCTGAAGAGCAGATCAGTCACCTTGGGAAAGATGCTTTGACATCTTTCAGTCCTACCGAGAGGCATATGCAAGCTTTTGAAACTCATATTTAA
- the mlip gene encoding muscular LMNA-interacting protein isoform X2 — MASLNKNMGKVAGGEPSKPSVFTFVPVVQKLPSKNIIAEEERSTALTRNPDKNVAVSHEETTSMSDGEIFKAEIVFIKDSVEGKAGNVIQRGTEPHMKPSPVLVSLTHTKASPSARSENTPNHVAAATASMETAVDKHRGISQRRCHDTSGHAEVSLGCFANRKSVSEDRTSPTNSADLFPTPASSRESILSEGSDRDKSWSAAQLSSVASPVSFSRTVSQCSSVRSGVFTPAVVQIKRHFLAPGSSLVNIPQTCFSSCESLTSSVCLETSPPRHRPPLTRLSLLTAILRKGRLPVLSPAPQRPYTPCWPVNPVTLSFCNACSAASSVASIPLEFSSLYSSSASIDSQSHVHREANRCITAPPTVQPSELSRTRPQVKRCSEQIHSGSVPRRERVVSPPPVKSSTLPRAPLFCSNFKSVSPSKHEAIDCATSNKLPHTHICSSAELKPSNTHMFLKGHADNNLKKLISPSTKLSNEPDTAVPQKWSHQPNSSLSKLHSLSQKLRSAPVSPPHPQLSCATTFSARTDTASPLPALQNVGSEGSCPDSKSVTPSRGFHKASCLSPSRYTPIVFSGWPSPADSPTPTPSPAPPIRDLTPSPPLSLRSTPSPRPGSGISDCSDREGKKRKTHKIKSSYKSLAAIPTNTLLLDQQVIDEQVERELSPCDTPDGGVADTHMEMCSPAQLRQQSEELYAVIDEILANSTPVSSRSSTPNVGLQNNSSFPKSLGRETKYASLCSLHPSAGVERKLTDSKKTKPGVIRPMTVIPRLTVEEEEELCSNPFRQFTVKQTFNDKKKAENTHPKPGGINWHTGSTGKTPSEERKPQRRSPFSVCDLQITEPEEQISHLGKDALTSFSPTERHMQAFETHI; from the exons AACGTAGCCGTGTCCCATGAGGAGACAACAAGCATGTCAGACGGGGAGATTTTCAAAGCAGAGATAGTCTTTATCAAGGACTCTGTGGAGGGGAAAGCAGGAAACGTAATCCAACGGGGGACAGAACCTCAC atgaaACCTTCACCAGTTCTGGTGAGCCTGACTCACACCAAAGCCTCTCCATCAGCCAGGTCTGAAAATACCCCCAACCACGTAGCCGCCGCGACggcctctatggaaacagctgttGACAAACACAGGGGCATTTCCCAGCGGCGGTGTCACGATACCTCTGgacatgctgaggttagctTGGGTTGCTTTGCAAATAGAAAGTCTGTGTCAGAAGACAGAACAAGCCCCACAAACTCCGCAGATCTGTTCCCCACCCCGGCTTCATCCAGAGAGTCCATCCTCTCAGAGGGCTCGGACAGAGATAAGAGCTGGTCTGCTGCTCAGCTTTCCTCTGTTGCCTCTCCTGTTTCTTTCAGCCGCACTGTTTCTCAGTGCTCATCTGTCCGCTCGGGCGTCTTCACCCCTGCCGTCGTCCAGATCAAGAGGCATTTTCTGGCTCCTGGCTCTAGTCTGGTTAACATCCCCCAAACCTGCTTCTCATCCTGCGAGAGCCTgacctcctctgtctgtctagAGACTTCTCCTCCCCGGCACCGGCCTCCTCTCACTCGACTGTCCCTCCTTACTGCCATCCTAAGGAAAGGTCGTCTTCCTGTCCTGTCGCCTGCTCCACAGAGGCCTTACACCCCCTGCTGGCCTGTTAACCCTGTGACCCTGTCCTTCTGTAACGCATGCTCAGCAGCCTCCAGCGTGGCCTCTATTCCCCTGGAGTTTTCCTCTCTCTACTCCTCATCGGCTTCTATAGATAGTCAAAGCCACGTTCACAGGGAAGCGAATCGGTGCATCACTGCTCCTCCAACGGTGCAGCCGAGTGAGCTCAGCAGAACCCGTCCTCAAGTGAAAAGATGCTCGGAGCAAATTCACTCCGGCAGCGTGCCTAGAAGGGAGCGGGTTGTTTCACCACCGCCGGTGAAGAGCAGCACTCTACCCAGAGCTCCACTGTTCTGCTCAAACTTCAAATCTGTTTCTCCATCAAAGCATGAAGCAATAGACTGTGCAACCTCCAacaagctgccacacacacacatctgcagctCCGCTGAGCTGAAGCCCAGCAACACTCACATGTTCCTCAAGGGCCATGCAGATAACAACCTCAAAAAACTCATCTCCCCATCCACTAAACTTAGTAATGAGCCAGACACCGCTGTGCCCCAGAAATGGAGTCACCAACCAAATTCATCTCTCTCAAAGCTTCACTCGCTTTCTCAAAAGCTGAGATCTGCGCctgtctctcctcctcatcctcagctTTCATGTGCCACAACTTTCTCTGCTCGCACTGACACAGCATCACCTCTTCCTGCTTTACAAAATGTGGGATCAGAGGGAAGCTGCCCCGACTCTAAAAGTGTCACACCATCTCGGGGTTTCCACAAAGCCAGCTGCCTGTCTCCTTCCCGCTACACACCTATTGTCTTTTCCGGGTGGCCGTCACCCGCCGACTCCCCCACACCTACGCCCTCCCCTGCTCCTCCAATCAGAGACCTcaccccctcccctcctctctccctgcGCTCCACACCCTCCCCAAGGCCTGGGAGTGGAATATCAGACTGCAGTGACAGGGAGGGTAAAAAAAGAAAG ACACACAAGATTAAGTCGAGCTACAAATCGCTCGCTGCAATTCCCACAAACACCCTCCTGCTGGATCAGCAA GTGATAGACGAGCAGGTAGAGAGAGAACTGAGTCCTTGTGACACGCCGGACGGAGGAGTTGCAGACACCCATATGGAG aTGTGCTCACCTGCTCAACTCCGGCAACAGTCAGAGGAACTTTATGCTGTCATTGATGAGATACTGGCAAATTCCACTCCAGTA TCCTCCAGGTCATCGACTCCCAATGTTGGTCTGCag AACAACTCGTCATTTCCAAAATCCTTGGGACGTGAAACCAAATAT GCATCGTTATGCAGCTTGCACCCTTCTGCCGGTGTGGAAAGAAAACTGACGGATTCTAAAAAG ACGAAACCTGGGGTCATTCGCCCGATGACGGTCATTCCAAGACTGAcagtggaggaagaagaagagcttTGCTCAAATCCCTTCAGGCAGTTCACTGTCAAGCAAACCTTCAATGACAAGAAGAAG GCAGAAAACACGCATCCCAAACCTGGAGGGATAAACTGGCACACAGGTTCAACAGGCAAAACACCGAGTGAGGAGAGGAAGCCTCAAAGAAGAAGTCCTTTCTCTGTATGTGACCTGCAGATCACAGAGCCTGAAGAGCAGATCAGTCACCTTGGGAAAGATGCTTTGACATCTTTCAGTCCTACCGAGAGGCATATGCAAGCTTTTGAAACTCATATTTAA